A window of Homo sapiens chromosome 6 genomic scaffold, GRCh38.p14 alternate locus group ALT_REF_LOCI_1 HSCHR6_MHC_APD_CTG1 genomic DNA:
GGCAAGAGTAATGGGAGGCCTTCTCCAGGAAAGTTGGAGACAGAGAGCAGGGACCTGTCTCTTCCCGCTGGatctggctgggggtggggatgaggaATAGGGTCAGGGAGGCTCAGCAGGGTGGTGAGCCGGAACTCAGCCCACACAGGGAGGCATGGAGGAGGGCCAGGGAGGGGTCGCTGCTGGGCTGAGTTCCTCACTTGGGTGGAAAGGTGATGGGTTCGGGAATGGAGAAGTCACTGCTGGGTGGGGGCAGGCTTGCATTCCCTCCAGGAGATTAGGGTCTGTGAGATCCATGAAGACAGCAGCACCAGGGGCTCCCGGCATTTCTACTACGATGGGGAGCTCTTCCTCTCCCAAAACCTGGAGACTCAAGAATCGACAGTGCCCCAGTCCTCCAGAGCTCAGACCTTGGCTATGAACGTCACAAATTTCTGGAAGGAAGATGCCATGAAGACCAAGACACACTATCGCGCTATGCAGGCAGACTGCCTGCAGAAACTACAGCGATATCTGAAATCCGGGGTGGCCATCAGGAGAACAGGTACCGACCCTGGCCAGGGGCTCTACTGTTCCCGCAATTCTGCTAGAGTTGCCTCGCCTCCCAGCTCTGTCCGGGGAAACCCTCCCTGTGCTATGGATGCAGGCGTTTCCTGTTGGCATATTGTGTCCTGATTTGCCTCTCCTGTTAGAGCCATTGGATAAAGACAGTGGGTCTGGGACTGAACTGTCCAGTGTTGTAATCTGGGAAAGCAGTGGGCCCTCTGACAGAAGCCTGAGCCTGGTGTGGGAGTTAGGCAGGAGAGGAAGCCCTCAGGGCCAGGGCtgccccctctgcctcccggcctGCCCATCCCGGAGAGTTCCCTCCTGGCCCCATGACCCAGGAGTCCACCCTTGACATCCCCCTCCTCAGCATCAATGTGGGGATCCCAGAGCCTGAGGCCACAGTCCCAAGGCCCATCCTCCTGCTAGCCTGGAGGAATTAGGCCCCAGGGTGAGGACAGACTTACAGAAGGTCCGGTATCTGTGAGGGATTCAGCCAGAGTGAGAACAGTGGAGAGGAGCAGCCCTGTTCCCTGCATCTCCCTTAGAGGGGAGCAGGGCTTCACTGGCTCTGCCCTTTCTTCTCCAGTGCCCCCCATGGTGAATGTCACCTGCAGCGAGGTCTCAGAGGGCAACATCACCGTGACATGCAGGGCTTCCAGCTTCTATCCCCGGAATATCACACTGACCTGGCGTCAGGATGGGGTATCtttgagccacaacacccagcagTGGGGGGATGTCCTGCCTGATGGGAATGGAACCTACCAGACCTGGGTGGCCACCAGGATTCGCCAAGGAGAGGAGCAGAGGTTCACCTGCTACATGGAACACAGCGGGAATCACGGCACTCACCCTGTGCCCTCTGGTGAGCCTGGGGTGACCCTGGAGAGGGTCAGGCCAGGGTAGGAACAGCAAGGACGGCTGTGGCTCTCTGCCCAGTGTATAACAAGTCCCTTTTTTTCAGGGAAGGCGCTGGTGCTTCAGAGTCAACGGACAGACTTTCCATATGTTTCTGCTGCTATGCcatgttttgttattattattattctctgtGTCCCTTGTTGCAAGAAGAAAACATCAGCGGCAGAGGGTCCAGGTGAGAAAAGGGGACAGTTTCTGGAGATGGGAAAGCTCCTTTCTAGGCAGTAGGGTCTCCTCATTGCTCCTGCCCAGACAAGACGTAGGTGACAAGGCTGCTGGGACAGGGGATGGAAGCTGGGGTATTTGGGAGGGGAATGGGAGCTGCATCTCCATCTACACCCATAAGTGCTTCCCAAGCCAGGGCTGGGGCAAGGCCTTCGAATATCCAGCTGTGGCCTCCTCCTGCTGCAAGTGAGGAGTGGGCAGCAGGGAGGGCTGTGGCACCTGCTCTGTCCCCATCCCAGCCTCTCTGTCTCTCGGGCTCACTAGGGTGCGTCCAGGTGGGGTGAGTTGGGAATCACGTGCTGATTGCTGAGGGCCTGGATGATCATGGTGTCAGAGGGAGGAAATAGTAAAGGTGGCTGTGATCTGGGGAGGGCCAGAAACTGGAGAGGAATCCAAGGAGAGGCGATGCCCACCCGTGTGCCTCCTCCAGGAGGCACTTTCCAGGTTCCCACTACCTGGCCTCCCTGAGTTTCCTTGCAGATGAcacagatgaatagataagcaGATGTCCCTGGGCCATTTGAGGAGCGGGGCCCAGCCCCTCATCAGGGCAGATGTGGTCCCTGTTTTCATCCTACCTCCAGCGTGTTTTCTTCTGCAGTCCCTGAGGGACACAGTCCCCAGGCGCCATCTCTTTGAGGCTTTGTTCTGTGCTCTGTGGCCTTACCTTGCCCTCCCTGAGCCAATTTCCCTTTCTCAAGGTGGTCACTGCCTGGTAAGTTTGGAGTAAGGGACAGTCAGAAGCATTTCCCCCACAGTCAGGTTGTTTGATGGGAGATGAAAAGAGACAGCAGAAGTTTTGTGTTTCTGCAAAAACAGAGGCAGTGCAGGGGACAGTGAGAGGCTGGGGTGTCCAGGAGACCTGAGTCTGGCGGTAGGGGCGCTGGTTTCTCATCCTTGAACCTAGTTGCACTGTCAGTCGGCCCCTCATGCCTGAGCAGATGGGAAGGTTCGTCCCCTGCCCTGCAGCAAGAGGGCCCCATCCAGGAGGCACCCACAGCAGGGGCAGTGCAGGTCTGTGGTCACTCCTGCTCTCACCTGCGGCGTCTCCCGTGGAGGGATTGTCACTTCTGGTTCCCTGTGGGCAGGAATGGTTTCCTCGTAGGTCACTGGGGTTTTGGCCAGGAAAAGGGTATGAAATTCATGTGCCAGTTTCTCAAAATTCCTGCTTTCAATGTTGATGTCCAATAAAGATGTTCGTAATTTCAGCTCTATAATCTTAATAGGATTTCCTCTAATACTGCTGTTGTAAAGCATATTAAATAAAACAGGAACTCAAATTTGGAGCCCCCTCTCCAGAAGGGTCTGTGTGGAGATGGTGGCTGTGGCAGCGGCAGTTCCCAGGTGCAGAGGGTGGGCAGAGGCAGCCTCAGGCTAAGGGGTCTCCCCTACTCCACGTGGAGAAAAGTCCTTGTAGGTTGCAAGGGCAGTGGCCTGGGTGGAATCCCTGCTAGGGACAGAGCAGGAAGGCCTCACAGCCTCACCAAGCAGCAGCCCTGGGGTGAAGTAAGTGGACCAGGAGTAAGTGGACCAGGCAGGAGCAGTAGTGACTCAACAGCAGGTCACAGGCCTAGGTGGGTGCTGAAGGTCATGGGAGGCCAGGCCTCCTCGAGCAAGGTGGGGGGTCCCAGGGTCAGGTCAGGTGCAGATCCTGTGGCAGCCACGTCTTTCCATGCTGGGCCTGCTGGGCCCCCCAGGCTTCCTGATGGGGTCCCCAGTTAGGAGCTGCCTGCtcagggctgggaggggaggagtgCTGAGCTGCAGATAGAGGGCAGGGCCCACAGTGGGCAGGGCCTGCCCTGGTGTGCAGGTGCCTCTGCAGGAGAGAAGGGCCTGGGGACTGAGAGCAAGGGTCAGGGCCTCTCTTTGGGGAGGCCTCTCACTGTAACAGGACTGGTCAGGCCTGAGAGGAGGGCACTGGGTTCCCTCTTGGGTCTTGTCCTTTTGTCTTGGGGCCCTTTCACTCCCTGCACGGTGAGTGGTGGGCACAGGACAGGGGCTGATGTTGATGGAGTGATGGGAGAGAACTGACAGGGGCTGGGAAAagcaaggagggaggaagaaaaaagtggGGGCCTCATCTTCTCTCAGAGAAAGGGCGAATCTGATTTTGGGGCAACTGAAGAGAGAAAAGTCCTTAGGGAATAAACACAACACTGCACCCAGTGGAGCATTTACCCGTTTCCCTCTTCTCCAGAGCTTGTGAGCCTGCAGGTCCTGGATCAACACCCAGTTGGGACAGGAGACCACAGGGATGCAGCACAGCTGGGATTTCAGCCTCTGATGTCAGCTACTGGGTCCACTGGTTCCACTGAGGGCACCTAGACTCTACAGCCAGGCGGCCAGGATTCAACTCCCTGCCTGGATCTCACCAGCACTTTCCCTCTGTTTCCTGACCtatgaaacagagaaaataacatCACTTATTTATTGTTGTTGGATGCTGCAAAGTGTTAGTAGGTATGAGGTGTTTGCTGCTCTGCCACGTAGAGAGCCAGCAAAGGGATCATGACCAACTCAACATTCCAttggaggctatatgatcaaacagcaaattgtttatcatgaatgcaggatgtgggcaaactCACGACTGCTCCTGCCAACAGAAGGTTTGCTGAGGGCATTCACTCCATGGTGCTCATTGGAGTTATCTACTGGGTCATCTAGAGCCTATTGTTTGAGGAATGCAGTCTTACAAGCCTACTCTGGACCCAGCAGCTGACTCCTTCTTCCACCCCTCTTCTTGCTATCTCCTATACCAATAAATACGAAGGGCTGTGGAAGATCAGAGCCCTTGTTCACGAGAAGCAAGAAGCCCCCTGACCCCTTgttccaaatatactcttttgtctttctctttattcccACGTTCGCCCTTTGTTCAGTCCAATACAGGGTTGTGGGGCCCTTAACAGTGCCATATTAATTGGTAtcattatttctgttgtttttgtttttgtttttgtttttgtttttgagacagagtctcactctgtcacccaggctgcagttcactggtgtgatctcagctcactgcaacctctgcctcccaggttcaagcacttctcgtacctcagactcccgaatagctgggattacagacaggcaccaccacacccagctaatttttgtattttttgtagagacggggtttcgccaagttgacCAGcccagtttcaaactcctgacctcaggtgatctgcctgccttggcatcccaaagtgctgggattacaagaatgagccaccgtgcctggcctattttattatattgtaatatattttattatattagccaccatgcctgtcctattttcttatgttttaatatattttaatatattacatgTGCAGTAATTAGATTATCATGGGTGAACTTTATGAGTGAGTATCTTGGTGATGACTCCTCCTGACCAGCCCAGGACCAGCTTTCTTGTCACCTTGAGGTCCCCTCGCCCCGTCACACCGTTATGCATTACTCTGTGTCTACTATTATGTGTGCATAATTTATACCGTAAATGTTTACtctttaaatagacatttctggTCTGTGTTTTATTTCATGCGTCTGGGAGCGGATAAAGTGTGAGGTTCAGGGAGAAGGAGAGGTCTGTCTCAATGCCTTGACCCAGCATCAAAGCAATCTCCCCTCCTTGTTCCCTTTCCCTGCTAGTTCCCAATGActgacagattcacagcagaacaGAAAGGACTGGGAAGGGATGGAGGTGGGACATCTGGCGCCAATATTCAGGGGCTGACCCTGTGAGGGAACATCTGCCCTGAAGAGTTGGAGCCTTCATGTGATGACACAGAGATCTCTGTCACTGTATTCAGGGAAAGGATCAAGCCTCACTCCCCATGCAGGGAGGAGGTTCTGGCTGTGATCCGGCCTGTGGGAGAAGTGAGGACCCGCTCCCTCTACAGTGACAGCCAAGAACCTGCAGGTGACAGAGAAGGCTTCCCCTCAACTGTCTCCTATCAGGTTCTTCCAGGCATCAAGGAATAGACCTGGGACATTGCCTCCAGTGACATGAACACACCCAGAAGTGAGGTGGCCCTGCCAGGGGGTCCTGGTGCTGCCACTTGTTTTGGGAGCTCAGTGTCTGGAGAGGGGTGTGGAGAGTAGGCTTTCTGCAAAACAGTAATCATGacctataaattattttattcttcattagctttttgccataaaataaaacaggtacccaaaaagaaaaactgtctgAAAATGTTGccctttaataataataataaataataataataaaagataaacacTCTTTAACCACCAGAGATATAGAAGTTTGTCAGCCAGCCCAGAAACCATCATTTGCCCCAGCTCAGTGATAAAGGCTTCCCTTCCCCACATAAAATCACAGCCTGACCTTTATGATGATTGcttctttgttctattttatattttcatcctCTGAAATTGTAGTTTAGTTTTACCTTGGGATGTAtaatttttgttctcttttttctttttttttttaagacggagtctcactctgtcacccaggctggagtgcagtggcatgatctcggctcactgcaagctccgcctcacgggttcatgcgattctcctgcctcagcctcccgagtagctgggactacaggcgtctgccaccacgcccggctaatttttttgtatttttagtagagacagggtttcaccatgttagccaggatggtctcaatctcctgacctcatgatctgcctgcctcggcctcccaaagtgctgggattacaggcgtgagccaccgcacctggcctgttctctttttttctctatgctCCTCCTTGAAATTTTATTGTCTGGCTGAGTTTTCCATAGTTTGCATTTTGCTGGCTCCACCCCAAGGCATAGTTTAATATGGACCTGTTTTATCTGTACTTTCTACAAATTGGTAGTTGGCTACAGAGATTTGCTTATAGACTGACTTGATTTTCTTCTTGAATACTTCATTTATGGCACTCCATTGTATTCTTCCATCAGGAGGAAGAACTTAGTACTGGTTATTTACTTCTACTCTACTTTTAATTGCCATTGCTTTTCAATGGCTAAATCTGTTAATTCGTTATGGGTTGCAAAAGAATTATAGTCTCAGTCTCTCATTCCTTCCCCATTCACTAGctgaataatttctaaaataagagATTTACCCTTGGCTGGATgcggtgacttacgcctgtaatcccagcacttggggaggccgaggctggtggatcacctgaggtcgggagttcaagaccatcctgaccaacatgaagaaactgtgtctctactaaaaacacagaactagccgggagtggtggcgcatgcctgtaatcccagctactcgggaggcggaagtaggagaattgcttgaaccgggaaggcggaggttgcagtgagccgagatggcgccattgcactccagcctgggcatcaagagtgaaactccgtctcaaaataaataaataaataaagtggagcACTTGACGGCCATGGGAGAGAATCGGCTATGACCACACACAGCAAGATGATGAGCCCAGCAAAGATGATGAGCCCAACTACATGAAAACAACTTCTAATTTCATTCAATCAGAACCAACAGAACTCATCTACAGTGTTAAAAATCAAGACAGTGGCTACTCTAGGGTGGGGGAGGCTGGTTTATGACTCAACGGTGTTTCTTGGAGGGTGAAAATGATGTTGCTTGATGAAGGTGTTGTTTATCCGAGTTTTTACTTGGGCAAAATCCACTGCCCACCTGTGATTTGTCCACCTTTCTCCATGCATGTTGTCCTTCATTCAAGTTTACATTTCTGGTGTTTTGAAACAATTCTCTCTAAGCTAATATAGAATTTCTCCTACTCCAAGTCCTTAGAAATGCTGCATTGAAAAtaccagtgaatttttttttaattccaggaAATAAATGCCCATGACTCAGATATAAAAAGGAGAATCTACAAGAGCAGTAGGCTTGGGAGCTGACACCAGAACAGCTTTGGAAAGGGCTGTCGAGCCAGGAACTAGGAATCAAAACCCAAACAAGACCACAGGAGGTAGAGGGTAGAAATTATGCCCCAGtagtgcatgaatgaatgaatcaagggCAGTGACTCATGGGTTGCCTGGCCAGTCTGGAACTTGGGGAAAATAAAGTTGGAAAATTGGCGGATGGAAGAGAGAAGTGTGCACTGACCACTTTCCATGGGAAGAGCATGTGAAGATAGAGGTTGCATATGGATGCCTGCCAGAGGGTCTCCAAGGGGCTGGGGCTCCCTGTAACCAGGTGAGCGAGATGGCTTGATGGATGATGCCACTCAGCCGCACAAGGCTTGCTCATGAGTCCCTGCACAAAGTGGCCGTGGTGGCTGGGATGGACACTGCATGGACAGAGCAATTGAGTcaccactcaccaaggctgacctggcagCTGCCACTGCTGAGGACCCAGCCTGCCAAAAGCAGCTGTTTCtttgaacagagaaaaaaaacagacaatgtTAATTAAGAGCAAGACAGTGTTATGACAGATAAATATGCCACTGCAGCTATAGTAGAGATGTAAACAatcttgaaattataaaaaaaaaatgtcgaTGGAAAAGACTTACTGCAAGTAAGAAGTTAAAACAGTTGTAAAAATTCTATCTCTGCCCAACTATATACAGATTGTTTCACAGGGAAGTCCTACTAAACCTTCAAAGAAGGTTATTggacttatttaaaatattcaagagAATGGAGCAAAATACAGAAAGCTAGGCAACTCACTTTATCAGCTATGAATAGTGTTAATTCTAAAGCCAGTTAGGgaacaaataataaagaaacaagatAGGAAAATCACTATTAGTAATTAGATGtaaaatagatgagaaaaatagTAGACTGTGTCCATCAGTGTGctataaacaaattaaatatctTGACCAAGTTATGAATCCcaagaataaaagaatatttaaactttaaatcttttaatgcattttaacacttaattcaataatttaaaaagagacaatCATATTTCACTAGATGTAGAAATCACTGTAGATGAAATCTAACACTACACCTGACCTACATTTCTTCAGTTATCTCCACTTTTAAGAATTTGTGATcagtgcagcactattcacaatagcaaaggtaaggaatcaacccagatgcccatcaacagtggaatggataaagaaaactgcggcacagggccaggcgcggtggctcacgcctgtaatcccagcactttgggagggtgaggcgggcagatcacgaagtcaggagttcgagaccatcctggctaacacagtgaaaccccgtctctactaaaaatacaaaaaattagccgggtgtggtggcgggcacctgtagtcccagctactcgggaggctgaggcaggagaatggcatgaacccaggaggtggagtttgcagtgagccgagatcacgccactgcactccagcctgggtgacagaatgagactccgtctcaaaaaaaaaagaaaagaaaagaaaactgcagcaCTTATACACCATGGTACGCTACCCAGCCAAAAAAACAAGAACGAAATCatgtccttcacagcaacatggatggaggtggagaccattattctaagcaaattaatgtaggaacagaaagccaaataccacatattctcacctataagtggcagctaaacattgagtacacatggacacaaagaagggaacaatagacactggggcctccttgagggtggagggtgggaggagggggaggattaaaaaactacctattgggtattgTGCTGATTACCTGAGTAACAAAATTATCTGCACACCAAACACCCGTGatacacaatttacccatgtaacaaacctgaatatGTATCCCTTGAacctaaaaaatcaaaaagaaaaaagtaaaaaagaattcCTGATCAGATTGAGCCAGGacaatggccgggcgtggtggctcacgcctgtaatcccagcactttgggaggccgaggcaggtggtcaGGGTAGGCCTCTTGGAGGAGCCATGTGAGCAGACTTGAGAAGGAGAGACACAGCCATGCAGATATTTGAAGGAAGAACCTTCCAGTATCCCGCTCTAAGCATACCCAGGACTCTGCTCTGGGGCAGACCCTAAAGCTGCAGTGGAAATGGAGGTGGCCACACTCACAGAGACTGTGGCAGAGAGTGATGGGGATTTGGGTCTCCCCTTCCTGCTGTGGCTGTTAGAAGTGCTGGAGTTGGGGAGGGAAA
This region includes:
- the MICB gene encoding MHC class I polypeptide-related sequence B isoform 3 precursor (isoform 3 precursor is encoded by transcript variant 3) → MGLGRVLLFLAVAFPFAPPAAAAEPHSLRYNLMVLSQDGSVQSGFLAEGHLDGQPFLRYDRQKRRAKPQGQWAENVLGAKTWDTETEDLTENGQDLRRTLTHIKDQKGVPQSSRAQTLAMNVTNFWKEDAMKTKTHYRAMQADCLQKLQRYLKSGVAIRRTVPPMVNVTCSEVSEGNITVTCRASSFYPRNITLTWRQDGVSLSHNTQQWGDVLPDGNGTYQTWVATRIRQGEEQRFTCYMEHSGNHGTHPVPSGKALVLQSQRTDFPYVSAAMPCFVIIIILCVPCCKKKTSAAEGPELVSLQVLDQHPVGTGDHRDAAQLGFQPLMSATGSTGSTEGT
- the MICB gene encoding MHC class I polypeptide-related sequence B isoform 1 precursor (isoform 1 precursor is encoded by transcript variant 1) gives rise to the protein MGLGRVLLFLAVAFPFAPPAAAAEPHSLRYNLMVLSQDGSVQSGFLAEGHLDGQPFLRYDRQKRRAKPQGQWAENVLGAKTWDTETEDLTENGQDLRRTLTHIKDQKGGLHSLQEIRVCEIHEDSSTRGSRHFYYDGELFLSQNLETQESTVPQSSRAQTLAMNVTNFWKEDAMKTKTHYRAMQADCLQKLQRYLKSGVAIRRTVPPMVNVTCSEVSEGNITVTCRASSFYPRNITLTWRQDGVSLSHNTQQWGDVLPDGNGTYQTWVATRIRQGEEQRFTCYMEHSGNHGTHPVPSGKALVLQSQRTDFPYVSAAMPCFVIIIILCVPCCKKKTSAAEGPELVSLQVLDQHPVGTGDHRDAAQLGFQPLMSATGSTGSTEGT
- the MICB gene encoding MHC class I polypeptide-related sequence B isoform X1, which encodes MVLSQDGSVQSGFLAEGHLDGQPFLRYDRQKRRAKPQGQWAENVLGAKTWDTETEDLTENGQDLRRTLTHIKDQKGGLHSLQEIRVCEIHEDSSTRGSRHFYYDGELFLSQNLETQESTVPQSSRAQTLAMNVTNFWKEDAMKTKTHYRAMQADCLQKLQRYLKSGVAIRRTVPPMVNVTCSEVSEGNITVTCRASSFYPRNITLTWRQDGVSLSHNTQQWGDVLPDGNGTYQTWVATRIRQGEEQRFTCYMEHSGNHGTHPVPSGKALVLQSQRTDFPYVSAAMPCFVIIIILCVPCCKKKTSAAEGPELVSLQVLDQHPVGTGDHRDAAQLGFQPLMSATGSTGSTEGT